The DNA region CTGTTTACTTGGTTCGAACAGAGACCAGAATTTGCATCAACACTAAATGCCTAAATAAACTAGCCCATAAATTAGACTTGAAATCTAGTTAAGCAACAAAATCACGgccttgatcaaattcttttAGTCTGATACTATTGAACAGTCTATAGAATACATAAAATTTTAACACTTCAATCGGAAGTTGAATTTCTATAATAAAAAATGGAAATTGACTCCTTATAGAACACGAAAATAACACTTTTAATCACTTTAAGATGGGAAAAAGAAAAAGGACATGAATagattaaaacaaaacaaaaaataagCACTGAAGATTCTTAGAGGAACATGCACATGCACCCTCCCTGCAAAGACCCCTATCCTAACTCAATCATAATACCCCTAATCTTCCTCCTCGCATGGCCATTCTGTTATGAGGCAGATCATCATCTGCAATACTCACCATTCTGTCCTAACTCAAACTAATTAATCCATCCCAACATGATCCTTGCAGCAAACACCTCAGTACCAGATATATCATTACACTCAAGATAGAAAAATAACAacattaaaaaaattcaaaattcaaaatacACTTTAATTAATTCACAATTTTAAATATGTTGAATTTGCACGAAAGTTCTGAAGCTGGTTTGAAAAGAGAGTAAGAAACCTAAGTGTAGTGCATGTTGAACTATATAATTTCTGAATAACTTTGCTTTCTAAATCGGCAAAACTTTCTTGATACTTTCCACGCAAGTAGCCGGTTAATTACTTTGTATTTCCATCTGTCAAAAAAGCATAATTTGCATTTCCAATATGTTATGTTATGCACCCATTAGTTGCTCTTTCATGATTGTACCATTAACCCCTCTTCAAATTGCACGTGAAAGATGCACGTAGCTGTAGTTTCATTAAAATTACAAGTGCAGCCATTTGCATTATTAAATCTTCCTATTTACTAACCCCCTCTCTCTTAATTAGATGAATAAAATATGTTACCTTTTATCATAATAATTTGAATAGAACCGAGTAAGATTGGTGCTTATCCTTGCCAATCAAATTTCAGGAATCATTATTAAAACAAGAACTCATGGACTTTCAGTAgtaattgaaaaataaaaatagtatCAGTACCAATGATGTTTGGCATGAAAAAAAGCTATCATTAATCACAAGGTATAGTTGTTCAAGAAAGAAACACAAGCAATTAATTTGTTAAAGTACAAACATATTTTGGATCAAGAAGTAAACTTGAGAGACTCAAACCAACAATATACATAGAAATGCATATGATAGAGTTGGTTTGAATTTGCAAATTGATTTAGGTAGAAAATAACTCAAACCAGAAATATGGATCGATCTTGAGAATTAAGAAGCAGACTATCATATATCTTGAACCAGGACTCACTCTACATACATTACCATAATCCCCACGTGTCTAGGCTCTGGACTCAACAATGCGTAAAGCTAGTGATCAATATAACCTACAACAATCTATTAATTTTGAAATTTACAGACTCCAGGCAAATGGAAACATATTCAGTGTTTTACACATTAATTATGATTATTACTTTCTTTAGACTACACAGTTGCTAAACCAGATATAGTTACTATTACTTGACAAAGTATaattagaagaagaaaaaaatgcaaaaaacaCATAGAATTTCAAAACAACTTACTCCCATGGTACATCCCTACAAGCATCCAGTCTCCACCTTTATATTCAAACGGGAGAACATATTCTGAACCATGCAAAAGGTCCCTCCACTTGCACCCATCAACATTTCTCTTCCTAGAACTCCTCAGGAACCACACTGACCTGAAACTACACAATGACCAAAGATTTcataataaaaataatgcatcATCCAAGATACTTAAATAAAAAATCATTGGCAAAAACGTTTTTTGTTAAAGTAAATCAAAATCGAAATGGCTCACCTAGGGTAAAACACTTGAATATCTTCTCATGGTCAGAAAATAGTTCCTGATATGTTGTAAAAGTTCATAGATCTACCTTCCTAAAATAGGGAGGGAGAAAATGCACCTAAATACACTCAAATTTGTCATTTCTCAAATTTTGTACATTTTGTGTGCACCTGTGTTAATTTTCATTCTTCATGAGAACTTCATTAGTCAACATTGCTAAGCAAATACAACAAAAAGGTATTTATCCAGTAAAACCAAGCAAAAATCATAAAAGTTATAGCAGTTGGCCTAGTTTATCAGTAAATTACCAAACACCTTGTTGCATAATGATAACATTCTCCCTTTGAATGATGGTTACCGCGATCAAATAACCGGATTAATGTATCAGAATCAGAGTGTCATTCTTTTGTAAGCCTAACATTGTTCCAATAATCAATGCAAACCTCCAAAGTTCAACACTGCAGCTGCCATATAATCAAATCAACGCATCAATCGAGCCGTCCGGATTTTCGACTTAACTTTCCTGGCTTCATTGACAAAACCAGCGGTACAGAGGCCATTAATAACAGCTCTTTGAGTAGCCCTTAAGATCTGAAAACCAGATTTCAAACAAGCAACCAAAAGCTTGGAAGCAAAAAGGAACTTCTTTGCCCTGCAAAGGTTATGCACCAAGATAGTATAAGTGAAAGAATCTTTAACCTCCATACTATCAAAAACTTTCACTGCTTGATCAATATGACCAGCTTTACCCAAACAATCAAGCATGCAGTTAAATGCCACCAAATTAAAACCAAAACCCAATGACTTCATGTAATCCAAATGCTTCTCGGCACCAACGAAATTGCCAATCTTACACAATCCATGGATTATAATCGTGTGCGTATACTGATCACATTTCAGTCCTTGTTTCTCTATCTCATCCACCAACTTCAACGCCTCATCGAACTTACCTTGCCTACAGAAAAGGTTTATCATCGTATTATATGAAGCAAGATCAGGCACCAAACCATTACTCGTCATCTTCCCAGCAATCTCATCCACTTCTTCAATCCTTCCGGTCTTCACCAACGCAGCAACCACAGTACAATAAGCAAATCCATCAAACGTATAACCTTTCCTCCTCATCTCCGACAAAATCTCCAACCCTTGCTCCAACCTCCCGCACCGAAAACAACACTTCATAACCGTGGTATAAGTAATTGCATTCGGTTCATAACCATAATCACAAAACTCACGTAACACCCTCCTCGCATCCGCCAACCTCCTAGCCTTACATAACCCATTAATCATCGCATTATAAGTCAACACATAAGGAACAAACCCGTGACGCTGCAAGTTCCTAAACAACATAAGAGCATTATGAACATACCCGTGTTTGCACAGCCCGTTAATCATAACATTATATGTCGCCATCGTAGGATACATTTCAGCGCGCTCGACTATATCCTTGAAAACACGATACCCTTCGTCCGGTCTACCAAGCCTAAACAAACAATGaattaaaatattataactcCAGACATCCGGGTGTATTCCTGATTGAAGCATTTCGTCGAACAGTTGGAGGGATTTCGATAATAAACATTTTCTAACAGCACCTGACATCAATGAATTATAAGAAACAACATTAGGGTTAATCCCTGCTTCTTTCATTCTATTGAGAACAGTGTAACCTGCATCGATGCTGACAAAACGACAATAAGCATCGACTAACGTGTTGTATGTAACAGTATCAGGGAGTACTCCTAGTTTAATGGCGTCTATTAAAACGACTTCGGCTTTTAGTAATTGCTTCGATTTGCACATTGAGGATATGCaaatgttcatgaattttgttgatAATCGAGTAACCATGATTTGTAATGATTGAGGGAAGAAAGAAGAGTTGAGAAGAAAAGGTGAGTAACACGAGATTGAAAATTGAGCAGCTTATTGTGATGACAGACAGAGACTGAAACGAGTTGTTGAAGGTTGAAGAGAACGGTTAGTTGTGAAATTGAATACGGATGATGCTTTACAAAAATGATGCCTAAGAGAGAGTAATCTATAGAAAATTAATAGTTGAATTTCTGTTATCCCCGCATGCATACTGGGtctaaaattatattttatttatactAAATCATTAATTAATGTATCTACGTATTAATTATACAAAAGATAATTATGAATTGTATTAGTCATTgaatataaaatatttttttttttaagttaCAACATGAAATATTATTTTTCATTCCAAAATgtttttttattatgttttttaaTTACTTTTCACGTTTTGCTCTATTTGTTTGTTTTTCTTTAACTTTTcattttattaatcattttcacATGTTTTCAAATTACAATTACAAATCTTATtacataataaaatataataattgatattaaaatttaaatttatgGTAAGATTTTGATACTAATTATAATACTAGAGAAGAGATAACTAATTATAATTTATAGGAGATTACAAATTTATGGTCATGATTTATAATACTAATTATAACTTATAGGAGATTACAAATTTAAATGATGTTATGAAATGATTATTAAATAATATAAGAAACAAGAGAAGAGATAACTCTTTTCAATAAGAATTTAAGATGAGTTCTCTATTTCAAATTAAAGTAGAGCTAGTAATAATTTTACTATTTGAGAATCATTTTATAATTTTAAAGTATTTATAAAACGGTTTTAATAAATTCTGTAAACAAAAGAGGCTCAATTCAATATAGAATATTTTAAACAACTTCAATAACAAAATCATTGCAAACAAATTCTGTAAAACAAAGCCTTGCTATCATATAAACTGTTACAACAACTATAGTATATCCTTACAAAATGCAAACAAATAAACCAAAAAACCGCTTCTCTCCCAACTTGATTACAAACCAGTTTCTCAAAAGGCACAATCTCTCATTTTTATTCTCTTCAACCAAATACTGAGCTACTTAACTTCAAGAAGATATCTTACTTTTCGAAACAAGATCGAAAGATATTCCGTTTTGTTGAAGTCTTTCTTGCAAATCAGTTGAACCAAACACAATGCCGGGACTATAAACGCCTCCATTTGGTAGATTATTCCTTTGGCTGAGAACTATAAGAGCACACTGAATCATAATTATTGGTGTCGTTACATAGCCCAATTCGGGTCCGGTTATTCTCGTTACAACTTCCATGTCGGGTTTCGAGTTTCCGTTTGCAGCAAGCTTCTCATTGCTGCTAAAACCATGTCCAACAAACCACATCTTGAATGAACAACTTTCGATTTCCTCTTCCGAAGGCCCGTTCTTGCTGAAACCACCTAAGCTAAAGATTGAAGGATATTTCAAAAGAAGCCGTCTTCCAAAACTGAAGCTTCCGAAAAGACCTAGGATTATACCAAATGCAATGTACCCGAAAATGCCTAACAAAGATTTTGAGCCTAACTTCACACCAAAATGTACCGGCTTCATAGATGACCAGAAGACTTTCCTTTTCTCAACTGTTTCGAGACTCTCGTTCAATCCTGGAAGACCGTTAGGGTTTTCTGTTAGAACCGAAAATGTTTTCCCGACAGAGGTTGCGTCTGCTGAAGGTAGCGTTATTCCCCATAGGCCAATTTTCTTCTGGTGTTCTATTGTTTTTCCTTTAGGAAAAGGACCTGGAATCTACAAACATGCATGATTAATTAAAATTGGTGAAATCTCAGAGTATATGAAGTATGttaaaagaagaaaaagattAACACAAGGTTACATTAGTTCGTGTAAAACGAAGTTGTCAATCCCGGACCGCAGAATGTAGCAGAAAATGGTTTTGTTCAAAGTCTGCTATGATACAACCATCGCCATCATAGGCACTAATTGACAACACTTTGTACTAAATAGCGTATAGCGTATCAATATCAATTGTACTAATTAGCGTATAGCATATCAATTAAGTAAACCTCAGTTACCACCTATGAAACACCAAATCCTACACCAAATTCAATTAAGTAAACCTCAAGTTACTACCTACAAAACACCAACAACACAATGCATACATCTCTACATCTCTAATAGTAAGTGATTGAAAGTACTCAGACATGCCTTGAATCAGAAATACCGGTACTACTACACATATCACTACTCTAAGTGTGTTATTATGATATATAACATTATTAATTTCATACCACAGGTTTTGCTCTTTTGATTGCTTGTGCATCCCTTCTTTGTCTCATCTCCTTCAAATCAGCAATAGCTAAAACAGCAGATTCAAATGTACCAAAATTACCAACAACCTTTTTCTCGGACTCAACCTTCAAAAAAGCCTCAACCCTATTCGGCAAACACTCACCAACCCACTGTTTCAAATGAAACAACAAACCAATCTCAGCAGGAACACAGTCAAACCCACAAGCCGAAACAATCAAAGAACCATTCTTTACACCTTTTTCATGATACCCAATTTCGACCCGATCCATAAATTCAGCCTCGCCCGTTATATCCAAGTAATCACAACCCGTTTCGGCGCATGCCGCCACGACGGGCTCGCCGTGGAGGCGGAAGGGGCCGACGCAGTTGAGTACGAGACGGGTTTGTTGGCAGAGTGAACGGAGGGAAAGTGGATCGGTTGTGTCGGCGACGAGGATTGGAATTGAAGGCGGTGGATCGGGTCGGGTTGCCCAATGAAGGGTTTGGGTTAGTTTTGATGGGTTTCGACCAGCTATGGCTATGGAGTTGAAATTGTTTTTGTTGAGGAATTTGAGAGCTTGTTTGAGAACATGTTTGCCAGTGAAACCTGATGCTCCTAGGATTATGATGTCGAATGTTTCTGCTGCTGCCATCACTGCTCTCTTATAGGGATAACCAAATTCAACCAAATATATGGATCAGTTTGGTTTTTAAAACCACTTTGATAAAACCGGTTTATATTTTTAAAATCGGTTTATGTTTGGATCGGTTTGGTTAATAACCGGTTTGTActaaaaatattaatttttgtttgaatcaattttaaaatcaaattttcCTCAAATTTAATTTTCATTCCAACAACTTCTTAACTCTATCCAATCGCTCTTGAAGTCAATCACTATTTTTAAATTTCAATTGGAAAAATCAAAATTAAGTAATTACCTATAAGatagaaaaaaaaatcaattttaaaaaaagaGTTTTAAATCGGTATTTTTCAAACCagttttttattttctttaaaaaaacagttttataagaaaaacaattttataaaaaaaacaatttaaaaaaattataaaaaataaatcaggtttaaaaaaaataatttatgaGACCCGTGTAGGGGGCAAACTATTGCTGTGAAGATGCAAAGAGCCTTTTCTATTTGTTTCAGTGACTTCCATTTTTTTGGTTGCAGAGAAGAGAAGGTTAGAGGGTGAGTTTGTTTCAAATTTTGAGTTTTTGTTGTTTTGTCACTCCATTTATATAGCAAACAAAACAACCAATTAAAGGAGACAAGAAGAATATTTGTGTTATTAATTTATGTTACCAATTTCTAAACAAACAGATTTAGATAGAAATATATAAGAATCTCTTGAGTGTTAGTCTAATTAAAGCAAAAGATTTGTTAGTAGCAACAAAAAAGTGATTTGCACATAACAGAAAATTGTTTGCTTACATTCTAAATTATAATTTTTCTGTGTATATAAAAACACTGTATGCATGGTTAATCTAAAATGAAGAATGATCTTCCAATCAAATTGATGATGTTGAGAAAAGGCTTTCCATCCTTGTTTTCATCTCTTCATTTCATCCTTGTTTTCATCTCTTCACTTCTAGTTCCATAAGCAATTAATCAGCTTCTTCTACAATAAACTTAATGctgcataaaataaaatgaaattacAAGAATGTTAGCATATTCAAAAGTGAAAACAGTGAAATTGCAAGTCTATTTTACATTTTAAGACATGGACGACCCGATTTCTAAGACCATGTCTCGAACAAAATCTAACTCAAACTCATTATCTCAAAAAAAATATATTCAAGTTAAGGAGCCTAGTTTAAAGTACAAAAATATGAGACCCGTGTAAGGGAAGATTCAGTAACACATTAAGTCAAAACAAATCACAAATTTTAGAATTCTTTACCGTTAAATCATCTTCGAGTGTAACAGAAGTTGAAGAGGTTGAACAACTAGCACCATCTTCCGTATAAAGTAATTCTACAAAACATATAAAGAGATTTCATTATACCTCAAGTACAATAAATAATAATACATTAGCGAATATACTTAGTTATCATACCTTGCTCAAATCTCTCAAGAATATCAAAATCTTCATTTGTAATCAAAGAGGAAGATGTTCCTTTGAGTCaatcactacaacaaacaagaccttagacagcgcttttcttagccttagacagcgctttaaagcgctgtctaaacctccgctgctaaaggtttagacagcgcttttttaaatcttaaaagcgctgtctaagcccccccccccccttagacagcgctttggccaaaagcgctttataagaccctcttattttaaattttttaggtatactttgaaaagcgctgtctaagccccacccccttagacagcgctttggccaaaagcgctttctaagaccctccttttttaatttttttaggtataccttagacagcgcttttcaaaaagcgctgtctaagcccccccccccccccccccccccttagacagcgctttctaatcccccccttagacagcgctttttacaaaagcgctgtctaaggtatacgaaattttttgaagtttttgttttaaaccacattttttccaggtttataaaccagaatttctacctgttttcaaccagattttgacagacaattatcacattttatatatgccattttggccttttttctaccaatttttggctaacaaatatatatatataccaattcaaaccaattttgccttaaatgtatcaaaatatatacaaatttatgtacacatttacaagtcataacatatactacaaatgtacacattaattacacaaatttatgaacaaacattgagcgttatcatgaattgacaccactcctctttgatttcgtccacttgatcctttgtataaaatgcacacttgaattcatcaaagtactacataataatataacatattttgaattaattccaactatttaattatatgagatatgtgtaaatataaaaataactcataagttagaaatacatacatcggtgggaaactttaatcggcccaaagcaagagtatctcgcataaacctcaacatgaaatacccgcaatctatttgattacgttgttgaggacactacatatgaaaaaaaaaatatggattataaatcctaagttttatcaagtgtcatcactaatataataaaaaatgtggtaattaaaaatataccgccactttaatccatgtaatggagttggcgcccctccttgaggtttggatatctcgttgggcccgaaaagcttgtaggacgctaataaaataaaaatgaagcaattagaacaattcacataaactaagaaaatttttgaacattctcacttacgtgtcaattaggaccttcatatccgggtatgttgtccaatcatttcctaacgagtcaagataatacacaatttctcggataggattgattgcgagcaacaaccaatgtccactgtaatgattaggcaaatgttagatggtaacttggaaaataattataatagatgaatttagaatgaaatgctaacccggtattaaacggtataaaaaacaacttctccgcatctttattgtccatgaggatccgaagaacgtactccgtcacggtatccggtctacttaagattaaacctaagttgaaCAGTTTTTTGGGAAATGAAATAATAGATCTAAAAACAAGAATCAAGGATAAACTCCGGATCTTCAGTGATTTAATACTAATTTCTACAACATCTATACAAAATCCTAATTGTTTGAACCCTAAAAAATCCTAATTATGATTGTTGTTTTCAACCTCCCAAGGTCCTAGAAGCTGTGTTAGTTTGGTAGAGACCAAAATGAAAACGGGTTGAAAGTACAAGGATTAATAAGGCATTTTAGTGTACTTTTAACCAACTAACAAAGCAATAATCAGGATTATCTCATGACTTTGCCATCCGACAAAAAAGTAATCAACAGACAAAAGTTAATATCAGTCAAAATTCTTATTTTGTTACATGAATCAATAGACCCAGTACCAAGTACCACATATCATGTGTACGTGAATGGAGTCATCTTCTGTGGTAGCTTGAAACACAAATTTAAAAACTACATGGTAAGGATTGGACCTCAGGGATTACAATGCCACTATAAAATTAGATGATACTGTCTGTCAAATCAAATTTACTCGCCCACGTCAAAGAAGGGTAATCCCCTAGCCACccaaaaaaaaattaagaaaaaaaaaagatcaatACCGTTTCCAGTTTTCTGACTATTGGGCAAGTCAGAACAAGAGAATTGGATTAAAAAGTAGGAAAGAAAGAATGTACATGAAGTCCTAGTCAAAAGTTTCTCAAGACTATTTACATAAAACACTGTCAGGCTAAAGATCCAAATAACTTACCAGCCTCCGTGTCTTGAGAAGTAGTCATTATCTAGTGATATTGCAAGAGCTACTGCAACAGCTCTCTCTGCGAGGGTCAGTGGACGTCTGACATCAAGGTCTTGAATCTGCAGAGAGAAGAACCTATCAATTAGTTAAGAAAAATGGAGTTTGTTTTCTTCAAAAGAACAGGGGATTCTGACCGCATTAGCAAGACCAATCTTGGAGCTGGGATCAGAACCTCCAAATCGAATCACATACTGACCAGCATCAGTTAGAATCTGCACATATCAAAAAATTATGTGTATCAGCAAGCTTGAACTTCAATGCATAAGATAAAATGTCTGAATAACTGAACATGAAATCCTTCAGTTCAGATCAGTAAAATGACTCAGCTGACAACAGTTACACAAGTAGTACTGCTATATGATATGATAAGAGACACAGTTAAAGTTGTAGCACTGACGAAATAAAAGAAAACAAGAGGCGAGAATATCTGGTACACCAGCCAAACATGCAAAACCTCTAATAAATATCTACATTTTCAAACGTGATTCCAGATGCTACCATCACTCATCCGAATACGCTATAAGGCAGTTTGAATGAGACTAACTGTACAGACATAACAAAATGAAACAAGGTTGCTGCAATATTTTAGAACATGGCATGAATGacttctctttctctctttttaCCCCCATATCATAAGAGCAGTGGTACAGACCTATCTGAAACAATGTAAACCGAACCTTGAATCCTAATGAAAACAATTGGTTAGACCAATCCCCCATAAGGTATTTTAAGTATTAAAAGTACTTAATCCACACACTGTTAGAAAAAGAACTTAATCCACACACTGTAGAACAAAACTAATGGAAATTCCGATAATGCAATACAAATTTAGAAAAAGAATTTTTCTGTAATATATTTAGAAAAAAATAACCATGGCAAAAGAGAATAACAGTAATGAACATCTAGCAAGTATGTTGAACAAAGAAAACAGTAATAAAAGTTTTTatgcataaaaaagaaaagtGAATGTGAAAATTCAACCTCAAAGCCAAAGCCCCTCCAATCTCGATCTACTTGAGCAAGTACCTCACCATCAATATCTTTCAAGGTGAATGTCCAATTCCACAAGCCAGGATTCTCAACCACCGCAAATTGCTTATTCCTGCAAATCTTCTTCTATGAGATTTATTTCATGCAATATACAAAACTTATTCAAACTTTTCACTAAGAGTAATCCAAATAAAACCAATAAAATAGGTCAAGAGAACATAGAATCATCATCTATTCAAGAAAAATATTATAAGTTTATAACACAACTATAGTAGTTTTAACGTGGCAAAGATTAACATAATGTCTTGGTTTGAACTTTTAAGATTAGGGACTAAagcaaaaaaaaatatattttgcAGAGACTGCAAACATATTATATctataattaattaaaatagcTACAACTCAAAACATGTTATTTTGATATTACCCAAGGTACAAATCATAGAGTCTCCTCCACAGATGCCACCGCCTGTGAACAACTCCAATTGCGGGTATTTCAACGTAATTAAACCTTATTCGTCTTCCTCATCTCCTTCAAGCACGCACCCATAACTTCAACAATAGCCTTCTGAATCCCTATCATGTACTTACTCATCGGAACCCTAATATCGACAACATCCGGCGGGTCCTGCTCAAGCTCCTGCGAAACATAAACCTGAAATCTCGGCCAAAGATGCAGCTTACGAATATGCAAACACTTCATAGTTCTCTCCGCCTTCGCAAAACCCGAAACCATCGCTTGTGGCCTATCGGAGAAAACACGAACAAACGCACTTCGATTGAGAGAACGAAAAATCCTAACAATAAAAGCTTCAGTGGAAGTCTCCGAAACGGAATGAGCGTTGAGGATGATGAGTCCGGAGATAATTGAGGCAGGTAGTTTATTAGTGAGAAGATCAACGATGAGGATTCTAGGGGTAATGAAACAGACGGAGCCGGAAGAGTAGAGGGAGTGGCGGTGGTTAACGGGGAGGTCGGCGGTGATTTCGACGGGGACTTGGTAGAATTGGGGGTTTAGGGTTTTGAGATGGAAATTGATTTTGGATTTGAGAGTGGCGGAGGAAGGAGATAGAATGAGAAGTGTTCCCTGAGAAGTGGAGTGAAGAAGGAGAAGAGATGAAATGAGTTTCGATAGAGAGAGACCTGAAGAGAGAATGACGAGACCGCCATTGGTGTCTTCGAGAAGCTCTGTGATTATGTGTTCGTGGAATTGAAGActtccaaaagcgctttctaaaagcgctttccaaaagcgcttagacagcgctttccaaaagcgctttctaaacccccccccccttagacagcgcttttggttttaatttttttttaatttaaagactttagaccgcgctttatcaaaagcgctgactaaggtctatatttaaaagcgctttctaaaagcgctgtctaagacccccccttagacagcgctttcattatttttttggaacattttccgtgttttattttaattttaaccttagacagcgctttctt from Lathyrus oleraceus cultivar Zhongwan6 chromosome 1, CAAS_Psat_ZW6_1.0, whole genome shotgun sequence includes:
- the LOC127121749 gene encoding probable mitochondrial saccharopine dehydrogenase-like oxidoreductase At5g39410, whose amino-acid sequence is MAAAETFDIIILGASGFTGKHVLKQALKFLNKNNFNSIAIAGRNPSKLTQTLHWATRPDPPPSIPILVADTTDPLSLRSLCQQTRLVLNCVGPFRLHGEPVVAACAETGCDYLDITGEAEFMDRVEIGYHEKGVKNGSLIVSACGFDCVPAEIGLLFHLKQWVGECLPNRVEAFLKVESEKKVVGNFGTFESAVLAIADLKEMRQRRDAQAIKRAKPVIPGPFPKGKTIEHQKKIGLWGITLPSADATSVGKTFSVLTENPNGLPGLNESLETVEKRKVFWSSMKPVHFGVKLGSKSLLGIFGYIAFGIILGLFGSFSFGRRLLLKYPSIFSLGGFSKNGPSEEEIESCSFKMWFVGHGFSSNEKLAANGNSKPDMEVVTRITGPELGYVTTPIIMIQCALIVLSQRNNLPNGGVYSPGIVFGSTDLQERLQQNGISFDLVSKSKISS